The following proteins come from a genomic window of Gossypium raimondii isolate GPD5lz chromosome 5, ASM2569854v1, whole genome shotgun sequence:
- the LOC105770928 gene encoding putative disease resistance protein At3g14460, with amino-acid sequence MAGAAVGGAFLSAALQVLFDRMASQGFLDFIRGKKLEKGLVKKLKPTLMSVKAVLDDAEDKQITNPNVKDWVSELKDAVYDAEDLVDEIATEALRARLEAEDEIASTKVIRVVSSFNPFSRGMESKLEDVLERFESLVKQKEILGLKEYCRGEKAFQRPPATSLVDESGVYGRDNEKEAIMKLLCLENANGNQLDVIPIVGMGGVGKTTLAQLVYNDKRVDEWFDIKAWVCVSEEFDAFRVIKTILEEITSICDSSQNLNQLQLKLKEKLLGKKFLFVLDDVWNEKYVDWEELRSPFCFGAKNSKIVVTTRNESVASIMRTVPTYHLNILSDEDCWELFAKHAFVDTSPSMHPNLIATSEAMVKRCRGLPLAAKALGGLLRCNLDVDEWNKISTSNLWDITDGILPALRLSYYYLPSHLKRCFAYCSLFPKDYEFKKEELVRLWMAEDLLLNFKSKEEMEEQGKEYFKDLASRSFFHQLSLDKSCFVMHDLISDLAKSVAGEFFCRLEGCDNLCEINQKARHLSNVQENYDVRKKFETLPKAKGLRTFLSLKSLPWHSYVTNKVMHDLLSKSRLRVLSLAKYRNINEIPKEISKLKHLRSLDLSGSSIKSLPNSLSTLYNLQMLTLFHCSNLVELPKDMGRLINMYYLNIRGTTLARMPKGMGKLKDLRTLTDFVLGEQNGSSIEELGKLKHLHGQLAISGLKNVACARDAKSVNLKDKMNLKELEFRWKKHTYGSEVLGQFEADKEVLQQLEPHTNLEHLVIGFYRGTRFPEWVGHSSFLNVVSVHLRGCKFCHSMPPLGQLSSLKSLSISGFSAVVKVGDEFYGSGHALTKPFGSLENLRFEDMPEWEEWFCFKVEAFYLLQELSIIDCPKLTKNLPKHLRSLTKLEIRNCENLESLLPRTTSIRQLNLRRCNALRLGPLPCGLQKLQIRDLNIDDSMLEKMVQHCSHLKKLAILDCSKLKILPEGKLPITLKELNIERCPVLDCSKILLYTALESLIIEGKCHKLESFPLGSMPMLNYVSIWECEDLKSTCASNGSHQHLSLLNYLQIYHCTNFTSLQIEDELSATNLTSLTLWHCMTLKSLPEQMRSLFPSLEHLSIRYCPEIESFPEEGLSSKLKTIEIGRTDKLIASMMRRAWGLRTLPSLRGFELSGAELEMGSFPDEHMLPSSITSLTISDLPNLKFLDNKAFQHFTSLCELIIDSCPKLQSLPEKILLTSISYLSINNCPLLRKRCKKEKGKDWPKISHIPVIHNHGELII; translated from the coding sequence ATGGCGGGGGCCGCAGTTGGTGGAGCCTTTCTCTCAGCAGCTCTTCAGGTTCTGTTCGATAGAATGGCTTCTCAAGGATTCCTGGATTTCATTAGGGGAAAGAAACTGGAAAAGGGATTGGTGAAGAAACTGAAGCCAACGTTGATGTCTGTCAAGGCTGTGCTGGATGATGCTGAAGACAAACAGATTACCAATCCAAATGTCAAAGATTGGGTTTCTGAGCTTAAAGATGCTGTTTATGACGCAGAGGACCTGGTCGATGAAATTGCTACTGAAGCACTTCGAGCCAGGTTGGAAGCTGAGGATGAAATTGCTTCAACGAAGGTAATTCGCGTTGTTTCGTCTTTCAATCCTTTCAGTAGAGGCATGGAATCTAAGCTAGAAGATGTTCTTGAGAGGTTTGAATCTCTAgtcaaacaaaaagaaatccTGGGTTTGAAAGAATATTGTAGAGGGGAGAAGGCATTTCAGAGACCTCCTGCAACTTCTTTAGTGGATGAATCTGGTGTTTATGGTAGAGACAATGAAAAAGAAGCAATAATGAAGTTGTTGTGCTTAGAAAATGCTAACGGAAATCAGCTGGATGTGATACCTATAGTGGGGATGGGCGGGGTTGGTAAAACCACCCTTGCACAATTGGTCTACAATGACAAGAGAGTGGATGAATGGTTTGACATCAAAGCATGGGTGTGTGTTTCTGAGGAATTTGATGCTTTCAGGGTAATCAAAACCATTCTTGAAGAGATCACTTCTATCTGTGATAGTAGTCAGAATCTAAATCAGCTTCAACTTAAACTAAAAGAGAAGCTGTTGGGAAAGAAGTTCCTATTTGTATTGGATGATGTTTGGAATGAGAAATATGTTGATTGGGAAGAGTTGAGAAGTCCTTTCTGTTTCGGGGCGAAAAACAGCAAGATTGTTGTAACTACTCGCAATGAAAGTGTAGCATCCATTATGAGGACAGTTCCAACTTATCATCTTAATATCTTATCCGATGAGGATTGCTGGGAGTTATTTGCAAAACATGCATTTGTTGATACAAGCCCGAGCATGCATCCAAATTTGATAGCAACCAGTGAAGCAATGGTCAAAAGATGCAGAGGCCTCCCCCTTGCAGCAAAAGCACTTGGAGGTCTTCTACGGTGTAACCTGGATGTTGATGAATGGAATAAAATATCAACCAGCAACCTGTGGGACATTACAGATGGTATCCTTCCTGCACTAAGGTTAAGTTATTATTATCTTCCTTCACATTTGAAGCGTTGCTTTGCATATTGTTCACTTTTTCCAAAAGACTATGagttcaagaaagaagaacTCGTCCGATTGTGGATGGCTGAAGAtcttttattgaatttcaagtcaAAAGAAGAGATGGAAGAACAAGGTAAAGAGTACTTCAAAGATTTAGCATCAAGATCTTTTTTTCACCAGTTAAGCTTAGATAAATCTTGTTTTGTCATGCACGATCTAATTAGTGATTTAGCTAAATCTGTAGCTGGGGAGTTCTTCTGCAGATTGGAAGGTTGTGATAATTTATGTGAAATAAATCAGAAGGCACGTCATTTATCCAATGTCCAAGAAAATTATGATGTGAGAAAGAAATTTGAGACTTTACCTAAAGCCAAAGGGCTGCGCACATTCCTAAGCTTAAAGTCTTTGCCTTGGCATTCTTATGTTACCAACAAGGTAATGCATGATTTGTTGTCGAAATCGAGGTTGCGAGTACTTTCTTTGGCTAAATATCGTAATATCAATGAAATACCCAAAGAAATTAGTAAGTTGAAGCATCTGCGAAGTTTGGATCTGTCAGGCTCTTCAATTAAAAGTTTGCCTAATTCTTTAAGTACGTTGTATAATCTGCAAATGTTAACTTTGTTTCATTGTAGCAACCTTGTTGAACTGCCTAAAGATATGGGGAGATTGATCAACATGTATTATCTCAATATCAGGGGAACAACGTTAGCAAGGATGCCAAAAggaatgggcaagttgaaagatCTTCGAACATTAACAGATTTTGTTTTAGGTGAGCAAAATGGTTCAAGCATTGAAGAGTTGGGAAAGCTCAAGCACCTACATGGACAACTTGCCATTTCAGGTCTAAAAAATGTTGCATGTGCTAGGGATGCCAAAAGTGTCAATTTGAAGGACAAGATGAATCTTAAGGAGCTGGAATTTAGATGGAAGAAGCACACTTATGGTAGTGAAGTACTTGGACAATTTGAGGCTGATAAAGAAGTTCTTCAACAACTGGAGCCTCATACAAACTTGGAGCATCTTGTAATTGGTTTTTATAGAGGAACAAGATTTCCAGAATGGGTGGGACATTCTTCATTCTTAAATGTAGTATCTGTGCACTTAAGAGGTTGCAAATTTTGCCACTCCATGCCACCGCTTGGGCAATTATCATCATTGAAATCTCTCTCCATTTCTGGATTTAGTGCGGTAGTAAAAGTCGGTGATGAGTTCTATGGGAGTGGTCATGCTTTGACTAAACCATTTGGTTCTCTTGAAAATCTGAGATTTGAGGATATGCCGGAGTGGGAAGAGTGGTTTTGTTTCAAAGTTGAAGCTTTCTACCTTCTCCAAGAGCTTAGCATAATAGATTGTCCCAAGCTAACTAAGAATCTACCGAAACACCTCCGGTCTTTAACGAAACTGGAAATTAGAAATTGCGAGAATCTTGAAAGCTTGCTTCCAAGGACAACAAGCATTCGCCAACTTAATTTACGGAGATGTAATGCACTGCGATTGGGGCCATTGCCTTGTGGGCTTCAAAAGTTGCAAATTCGAGATTTGAATATTGATGATTCCATGTTGGAGAAGATGGTGCAACACTGCAGTCATCTAAAAAAGTTAGCTATTTTGGATTGTTCTAAACTCAAAATCCTTCCTGAAGGTAAGCTACCTATCACTCTGAAAGAATTGAACATTGAAAGGTGTCCTGTCTTGGATTGTTCGAAGATCCTCTTGTATACAGCTCTTGAATCCTTGATAATAGAAGGCAAGTGTCATAAACTGGAGTCTTTCCCATTAGGATCAATGCCTATGCTAAATTATGTTTCTATTTGGGAATGTGAAGACTTGAAGTCAACCTGTGCATCAAATGGCTCTCACCAGCATCTCTCACTTCTCAATTATCTGCAAATCTACCATTGCACTAATTTTACATCTTTGCAAATTGAAGATGAATTATCTGCCACCAATTTGACCTCGCTCACACTTTGGCATTGCATGACTTTAAAGTCATTGCCTGAGCAAATGCGCTCCCTTTTCCCATCCCTTGAGCATTTGTCAATACGATATTGTCCAGAGATAGAGTCATTTCCAGAAGAGGGTTTATcctccaaattaaaaactattgAAATTGGAAGAACTGACAAGCTAATTGCTAGCATGATGAGGAGAGCATGGGGTTTGCGAACACTCCCTTCACTTAGAGGTTTTGAACTCTCAGGTGCAGAATTAGAGATGGGGTCTTTTCCAGATGAACATATGTTGCCATCTTCTATAACATCTCTCACCATCTCTGATCTTCCAAATCTAAAGTTTTTGGACAATAAGGCCTTTCAACACTTCACCTCTCTTTGTGAGTTGATTATCGACAGCTGTCCAAAGCTCCAATCCTTGCCAGAAAAGATTCTCCTTACCTCTATTTCTTATTTGTCCATTAACAATTGCCCCTTGCTGAGAAAACGTTGCAAAAAGGAGAAAGGCAAAGATTGGCCCAAGATTTCCCACATCCCTGTCATTCACAATCATGGAGAGCTCATCATATAG